The Montipora capricornis isolate CH-2021 chromosome 3, ASM3666992v2, whole genome shotgun sequence genome window below encodes:
- the LOC138042746 gene encoding octopamine receptor beta-1R-like, which produces MNGSGKGGENSTSSGEQLCPLLKQVQSGHDLTFSEFKALCAFISALNVLFAVAAVLGNSVVFAMFYRFVALRTPSNLLLLSLSVCDFFVGLVTQPIFAGETALVAANSREACLLKDLYVVFLFAFSSSSMLHVCVISLERFVGIFYPFKHQRFMTNKNYLIFAIVVFWISWTLLTVFTRRNHGGGLIGYSRMGFVIFSAVLVTVINLRLWMEARKHSRRIAHAVPVPTFLQTTTESNHRELQTVARAARDSKATKTIFLITGILIACNLPLIATFTARKFYNSRGRVVTVLWFASHTAVLLPAILNPVIYCWRRRDIRISIKRMFGRRYNPDTNQ; this is translated from the coding sequence ATGAATGGAAGCGGTAAAGGAGGCGAAAACTCTACTTCGTCAGGCGAACAACTTTGCCCTCTGTTAAAACAAGTACAAAGTGGACATGACCTAACATTTTCTGAATTCAAAGCGCTGTGTGCTTTCATCTCGGCATTGAACGTTTTATTTGCGGTTGCAGCTGTACTTGGAAATAGTGTGGTTTTCGCTATGTTTTATCGATTTGTTGCCTTGAGAACGCCATCAAACTTATTACTGCTAAGTTTGTCGGTTTGTGACTTTTTCGTTGGGCTGGTCACTCAGCCCATATTCGCTGGAGAGACGGCTTTGGTTGCCGCCAATTCACGCGAAGCTTGTTTACTTAAAGACCTTTATGTCGTATTTCTGTTCGCATTTTCCTCCTCATCTATGCTCCACGTATGCGTAATTAGTCTAGAACGTTTCGTTGGCATTTTCTACCCGTTCAAGCACCAGCGCTTTATGACGAACAAAAACTACCTGATATTTGCAATTGTGgtcttttggatttcatggaCTCTACTGACCGTCTTTACCCGCCGAAATCATGGAGGGGGGTTAATTGGTTATTCACGGATGGGATTTGTCATTTTTAGCGCTGTGTTGGTCACTGTAATAAACCTCAGATTATGGATGGAAGCTCGCAAACATTCCCGAAGAATTGCACATGCTGTGCCCGTTCCAACCTTTTTACAAACAACTACTGAAAGTAACCACAGAGAACTGCAAACAGTTGCGAGAGCGGCTCGCGACTCTAAAGCGACTAAGACTATTTTTCTCATCACCGGTATCCTAATTGCGTGCAACCTGCCTCTGATAGCAACTTTCACTGCACGTAAGTTTTACAATTCGCGCGGACGTGTTGTTACAGTACTGTGGTTCGCTTCCCATACTGCTGTTCTTTTACCGGCAATATTAAACCCAGTTATCTATTGTTGGCGCAGAAGGGATATCAGGATTTCAATTAAAAGAATGTTTGGTCGCCGATACAACCCTGACACCAACCAGTGA
- the LOC138042747 gene encoding uncharacterized protein: MADSMTKKDATSPTKIKKKHTPGIVYLSRLPPFMRPAKVRNIFSKHGEVGRIFLQPEDTAVRKQRKKYGGNGRKLFTEGWIEFKDKRIARAVALSFNNTIIGGKKRGYYHDDIWNIKYLPKFLWNHLCEKIAYEKATKEQLMRTEISQAKKEANFYVENVEKGKTLEAIETRKRKRNDQKPVEKKLRTFKQHQTLQVDEAIVANPGDRSTGKDVEKSISRDLLRKVFPSATGR, from the exons ATGGCTGACTCAATGACGAAGAAAGACGCAACGTCGCCtacgaaaataaagaaaaaacataCTCCGGGTATCGTTTATTTGAGTCGTTTGCCGCCATTTATGAGGCCAGCAAAAGTAAGAaacatattttcaaagcatggaGAAGTTGGAAGAATTTTCTTGCAACCAGAAG ATACTGCTGTGAGGAAACAGAGAAAGAAATATGGTGGGAATGGAAGAAAACTCTTCACTGAAGGATGGATTGAATTTAAAGACAAACGTATCGCCAGAGCCGTAGCCTTGAGTTTTAACAATACCATTATTG GGGGCAAGAAGAGAGGATATTACCATGATGACATTTGGAACATTAAATATCTTCCAAAGTTTCTTTGGAATCACTTGTGTGAAAAGATAG CATATGAGAAAGCTACAAAGGAGCAGCTAATGAGAACTGAAATATCCCAAGCTAAAAAGGAGGCAAATTTTTACGTAGAAAATGTTGAGAAAGGAAAGACATTAGAAGCTATTGAaactagaaaaagaaaaaggaatgaTCAG AAACCTGTTGAAAAGAAATTGCGAACATTTAAACAGCATCAAACGTTGCAAGTTGATGAAGCTATAGTAGCAAATCCTGGAGATCGATCAACTGGAAAGGATGTAGAGAAATCCATCAGCAGGGATCTGCTGCGAAAG GTTTTTCCTTCAGCAACTGGAAGATGA